Proteins encoded by one window of Blautia luti:
- a CDS encoding TnpV protein — protein sequence MAKSLFEELGGKYERQGDYLIPCLTVPAEEEQAIGIWGQRHLDYLKQYRKVTYTNLLTSGRLNAYLADINRQAQERFERLIEGMKQAQGITEQLKAENALEWTGCLNNIRACAREIVEKEIIFA from the coding sequence ATGGCAAAATCATTATTTGAGGAACTGGGCGGCAAATACGAAAGGCAAGGGGATTATTTGATACCGTGCTTAACTGTACCCGCCGAAGAAGAACAGGCAATAGGCATCTGGGGGCAACGGCATTTAGATTATCTAAAACAGTACCGTAAAGTTACATACACCAATCTTCTTACAAGCGGCAGGCTAAACGCCTACCTTGCCGACATCAACAGACAGGCACAGGAACGCTTTGAAAGGCTCATAGAGGGTATGAAACAGGCACAGGGCATAACGGAACAGCTAAAGGCAGAAAACGCCTTAGAATGGACAGGATGCCTCAATAACATAAGGGCTTGTGCGAGGGAGATTGTGGAAAAGGAAATTATTTTTGCATAA
- a CDS encoding putative holin-like toxin — protein MDTYEVLSLLFLGGTFLIALLAYLDNRDNKRKK, from the coding sequence ATGGATACATACGAAGTCTTGAGCTTATTGTTCTTAGGCGGTACGTTTCTGATTGCTTTGCTTGCCTATTTGGATAATAGGGACAACAAGCGAAAAAAATAG
- the tet(O) gene encoding tetracycline resistance ribosomal protection protein Tet(O), translated as MKIINLGILAHVDAGKTTLTESLLYTSGAIAELGSVDEGTTRTDTMNLERQRGITIQTAVTSFQWEDVKVNIIDTPGHMDFLAEVYRSLSVLDGAVLLVSAKDGIQAQTRILFHALQIMKIPTIFFINKIDQEGIDLPMVYREMKAKLSSEIIVKQKVGQHPHINVTDNDDMEQWDAVIMGNDELLEKYMSGKPFKMSELEQEENRRFQNGTLFPVYHGSAKNNLGIRQLIEVIASKFYSSTPEGQSELCGQVFKIEYSEKRRRFVYVRIYSGTLHLRDVIRISEKEKIKITEMCVPTNGELYSSDTACSGDIVILPNDVLQLNSILGNEILLPQRKFIENPLPMLQTTIAVKKSEQREILLGALTEISDGDPLLKYYVDTTTHEIILSFLGNVQMEVICAILEEKYHVEAEIKEPTVIYMERPLRKAEYTIHIEVPPNPFWASVGLSIEPLPIGSGVQYESRVSLGYLNQSFQNAVMEGVLYGCEQGLYGWKVTDCKICFEYGLYYSPVSTPADFRLLSPIVLEQALKKAGTELLEPYLHFEIYAPQEYLSRAYHDAPRYCADIVSTQIKNDEVILKGEIPARCIQEYRNDLTYFTNGQGVCLTELKGYQPAIGKFICQPRRPNSRIDKVRHMFHKLA; from the coding sequence ATGAAAATAATTAACTTAGGCATTCTGGCTCACGTTGACGCAGGAAAGACAACATTAACGGAAAGTTTATTGTATACCAGTGGTGCAATTGCAGAACTAGGGAGCGTAGATGAAGGCACAACAAGGACAGATACAATGAATTTGGAGCGTCAAAGGGGAATCACTATCCAGACAGCAGTGACATCTTTTCAGTGGGAGGATGTAAAAGTCAACATTATAGATACGCCAGGCCATATGGATTTTTTGGCGGAAGTATACCGTTCTTTATCCGTATTAGACGGAGCAGTATTATTAGTTTCTGCAAAGGATGGCATACAGGCACAGACCCGTATACTGTTTCATGCACTACAGATAATGAAGATTCCGACAATTTTTTTCATCAATAAAATTGACCAAGAGGGGATTGATTTGCCAATGGTATATCGGGAAATGAAAGCAAAGCTTTCTTCGGAAATTATAGTGAAGCAAAAGGTTGGGCAGCATCCCCATATAAATGTAACGGACAATGACGATATGGAACAGTGGGATGCGGTAATTATGGGAAACGATGAACTATTAGAGAAATATATGTCAGGGAAACCGTTTAAAATGTCAGAACTGGAACAGGAAGAAAACAGGAGATTCCAAAACGGAACGTTATTTCCCGTTTATCACGGAAGCGCTAAAAACAATCTGGGGATTCGGCAGCTTATAGAAGTAATTGCCAGTAAATTTTATTCATCAACGCCTGAAGGTCAATCTGAACTATGCGGGCAGGTTTTTAAGATTGAATATTCAGAGAAAAGGCGGCGTTTTGTTTATGTGCGTATATATAGCGGAACATTGCATTTGAGGGATGTTATTAGAATATCTGAAAAAGAGAAAATAAAAATCACAGAGATGTGTGTTCCGACAAACGGTGAATTATATTCATCCGATACAGCCTGCTCTGGTGATATTGTAATTTTACCAAATGATGTTTTGCAGCTAAACAGTATTTTGGGGAACGAAATACTGTTGCCGCAGAGAAAATTTATTGAAAATCCTCTCCCTATGCTCCAAACAACGATTGCAGTAAAGAAATCTGAACAGCGGGAAATATTGCTTGGGGCACTTACAGAAATTTCAGATGGCGACCCTCTTTTAAAATATTATGTGGATACTACAACGCATGAGATTATACTTTCTTTTTTGGGGAATGTGCAGATGGAAGTCATTTGTGCCATCCTTGAGGAAAAATATCATGTGGAGGCAGAAATAAAAGAGCCTACTGTTATATATATGGAAAGACCGCTTAGAAAAGCAGAATATACCATCCACATAGAAGTCCCGCCAAATCCTTTCTGGGCTTCTGTCGGGTTGTCCATAGAGCCGCTCCCTATTGGAAGCGGAGTGCAGTATGAAAGCAGAGTTTCACTTGGATATTTAAATCAATCGTTCCAAAATGCGGTTATGGAGGGGGTTCTTTATGGCTGCGAGCAGGGGCTGTATGGATGGAAAGTGACAGACTGTAAAATCTGTTTTGAATATGGATTGTATTATAGTCCTGTAAGTACCCCCGCAGACTTTCGGCTGCTTTCCCCTATCGTATTGGAGCAGGCTTTAAAAAAAGCAGGGACAGAACTATTAGAGCCATATCTCCACTTTGAAATTTATGCACCGCAGGAATATCTCTCACGGGCGTATCATGATGCTCCAAGGTATTGTGCAGATATTGTAAGTACTCAGATAAAGAATGACGAGGTCATTCTGAAAGGAGAAATCCCTGCTAGATGTATTCAAGAATACAGGAACGATTTAACTTATTTCACAAATGGGCAGGGAGTCTGCTTGACAGAGTTAAAAGGATACCAGCCAGCTATTGGTAAATTTATTTGCCAACCCCGCCGCCCGAATAGCCGTATAGATAAGGTTCGGCATATGTTCCACAAGTTAGCTTAA
- a CDS encoding SpaA isopeptide-forming pilin-related protein produces the protein MKNKKNMRRFLSGFLAMLTVLSTILSPILSYAADVVPVPEEPPLYEEVKNELDADEVVKAKDLELETGSIFEVEKDFTGLEIPDEKKVKITFHEAKNEEKQDFTTDYEDTYKAVYYVEPVSGHPIYQINRKLIVKEAVVQVAESENQESVSNQEDENEAEGEEPAIGTAESEEPVQDEVNVEIPSEDEIYEEVTPTEIPVEEEPIDTPIPENPSEEVSTEEPAIDDNPDTDSTFEEITDTDPEEMLEATDDSFTDGTEKTEDADGNYQVNIVRGEEFHIELNHEDGQYQPGETVVFSGDMPQGSLIAVGTTKVQANQTENTEDLLYSEVTYHEESDKFSFEMPADDIDLSVSMDQAENGIMLLATDTPWDDATNIEANKYYYYSDGQLHPFDTVMGQGGNDSYKYVRYKAGGKTYTVNAYCMQHSMQSPPSGTTYKNMVELDEGGDDKYLRKALFYGYGGPGWGHTFNGYNVKSIMEKYGCSSETRAMQHYLVDYLYDGESGFGGALSTTAKNMLKEIKAALAKMPDPTAMKLLPGLSVNATGKETESFTWKANEAFTITIHLENGVSLVNETTGKTASGNVTVKGGEKFHLVATTANMGSLKGKYAITSNFPLDFHAMLLKLESSQDIGFGYYTDSSDLQITVDWPEEAVIEITKKDGDTGKNLAGAVYGIYSDNACTKLIAKMPPTDSNGSSRVTLTKTQDTVYLKEITAPEGYVVQASSYGVKLVVGSTTKQTVTDKEQKGNLTVYKEGEVFVGAVSDENGTSFQYEKRRQKGAVYNVYAAEDIVTAGGKTVYKKGAEVAKNLITGENGSVTVKNLPLGSYNVTEAQAPENFYNAKETKKVTISYAGQTAEAAFSETTFTNDRQKAVVQVIKKDKDTENTLSGGHFALFAAQDMKTVDGKVAVKKDALIETAITGTDGKAAFKADLPVGFSYYVKEVQAPAGYVRNEKDTYSFQFSYTNDEQAKISFSHTFVNDRVSAAISLNKKDAETKENKAQGDASLENAVYGLYARNDITHPDGKTGVIYKAGSQIGTLTTDKEGKARIENLYLGEYYIKEITPSVGYLADEHEYDLVCSDEGDLTAVVEKECTSLETVKKQPFELIKAANNGDTDAALLSGAGFSAYLVSSLVVKEDGNYDFSSAEPVVIGENGATEIFTNEKGYVKSIAIPYGTYLVRETTTPHNYKPVDDFIVRITENKPTEPQTWRVLLDKEFSAKLKIIKQDDETKKSVLIPGTEFKIYDMDHEKYVEQVTTYPTTVTHISYFTDTDGYLILPQNLKIGHYRIEEVTAPDGYTINKNYVEIQVDTNTLYQTDPVSGDAIIEVAYENHPVKGKLTVQKKGEVLSIYKNDFRYEVQNLSGAVYEVYAAEDIYTADFQKDDTGKRILEYAKGAKVAELTTDESGKADLDNLPLGEYKVVEKTAPEGFVLNEEEQKISFVYADQDTPVISQSAEFINDRQKVEMSVVKKDAENEKGLSGAEFGLYAKEDIKAGDKVLVKADELLTKAVTGEDGKAVFEQDLPFGTYYVKELAAPDGFVSSDEKIEVTAKYQGQEVKTVKLETVFRNAPTTTEFTKSDITTGVELDGATLTVLDSDGKEVEKWTSVKGKAHVIKRLHVGKTYTLREEFAPYGYLQAEEVKFTVSDTADVQKVEMKDTVPVGRIIINKKGEFVKEVTWKDMLAGGMDAAFGYVTGSLKDVTFEIYAAEDIKAADGESSDYYKKDELVATITTDALGYARSEDLPLGKYYVKEKETADGYVLDGEIREVDLTYRDQNTPVVTYDEDWQNNRQKAKVTVVKKEKNTDRVLEGGVFALYTKNDILNAEGEVILKADTMIEQKATDQDGRIVFTADLPINGNYYVKEVQAPAGFVTTEEIKEFDFAYAGEEVAEVSFEFTYEDEPTTFEITKSDITTGEELPGAKLKVSDSEGNVVDEWTSGSTPHIIKELEVGKKYTLTETIPADGYATAESITFVVENTADIQKVEMQDDTTKILISKVDMTDGSSEVKGAKLYILNENQEVMESWTSGDQPHYVEKLSVGTYTLLEETAPKGYIVANKVTFEVKDTGDVQGAKMEDEQAMGKVILNKTDKDTKKPMKGVEFALCDSKGKVLETLVTDSAGHAESKNYPIATFKNGQYKKAITYILKETKTLDGYQLDETEHKIQFEYVNDRTPVIEYTLDLTNKKAPEKDTPETSENQGVSTPGSHGSDATSVSNSPKTGDNTNIAIFVLALAVSAGCLGTVVTVKRKRK, from the coding sequence ATGAAGAATAAAAAAAATATGAGAAGATTTTTGTCGGGATTCTTGGCAATGCTTACAGTGTTATCTACAATTCTATCTCCAATACTGTCCTATGCGGCAGATGTAGTGCCAGTGCCAGAAGAGCCACCGTTATACGAAGAGGTAAAAAATGAACTTGATGCAGATGAGGTGGTAAAAGCAAAAGATCTGGAACTGGAAACAGGCAGTATTTTTGAAGTGGAGAAAGATTTTACCGGACTGGAAATACCAGATGAAAAAAAGGTGAAGATCACTTTCCATGAGGCAAAAAATGAGGAAAAGCAGGACTTTACAACAGATTACGAAGATACATACAAAGCTGTTTATTATGTAGAGCCAGTAAGTGGCCACCCAATTTATCAGATCAATCGTAAGCTGATTGTAAAGGAAGCGGTGGTGCAGGTTGCTGAATCTGAGAATCAGGAATCTGTAAGCAACCAGGAAGATGAGAATGAAGCAGAAGGCGAGGAACCAGCCATAGGCACTGCAGAGAGTGAAGAACCTGTGCAGGATGAGGTAAATGTAGAAATTCCGTCAGAGGATGAAATCTATGAAGAAGTAACTCCGACAGAAATTCCGGTTGAGGAAGAGCCAATAGATACACCAATCCCGGAAAACCCGTCTGAGGAAGTTTCAACAGAAGAACCTGCCATAGATGATAATCCGGATACAGACAGCACATTTGAAGAAATTACAGATACAGATCCGGAAGAAATGCTAGAGGCGACAGACGACTCTTTTACAGATGGAACAGAGAAAACAGAAGATGCAGATGGAAATTATCAGGTAAATATTGTTCGTGGAGAGGAATTTCATATTGAGCTGAACCATGAAGATGGACAGTATCAGCCAGGAGAAACCGTTGTTTTTTCTGGAGATATGCCGCAAGGCAGCTTAATTGCAGTAGGAACAACAAAAGTACAGGCAAACCAGACAGAGAATACAGAAGATTTATTGTATTCTGAGGTGACTTATCACGAAGAATCGGATAAATTCAGTTTTGAAATGCCAGCAGATGACATTGACCTAAGTGTTTCCATGGATCAGGCAGAAAACGGTATCATGTTACTTGCAACCGATACTCCATGGGATGATGCAACAAATATTGAAGCAAATAAATATTACTATTATTCAGATGGCCAGCTTCATCCGTTTGATACAGTTATGGGACAGGGTGGAAATGACAGCTACAAATATGTTCGTTACAAAGCAGGCGGAAAGACTTATACAGTAAATGCGTATTGTATGCAGCACTCCATGCAGTCACCTCCAAGTGGGACAACATATAAAAATATGGTTGAACTGGATGAAGGCGGAGATGATAAATATTTGAGAAAAGCCTTATTCTATGGATATGGCGGTCCAGGATGGGGACATACATTCAATGGATATAATGTAAAATCCATTATGGAAAAATATGGATGCAGTTCTGAGACAAGAGCCATGCAGCATTACCTGGTTGACTATTTATATGATGGCGAATCCGGATTTGGAGGTGCGCTTTCTACAACCGCTAAAAATATGCTGAAAGAGATTAAAGCAGCTCTTGCTAAAATGCCTGATCCGACAGCAATGAAACTTCTTCCAGGACTTTCCGTTAATGCAACGGGAAAGGAAACAGAAAGTTTTACCTGGAAGGCAAATGAAGCATTTACCATTACCATTCATCTGGAAAATGGTGTGAGCCTTGTCAACGAAACTACAGGAAAGACGGCATCTGGAAATGTCACTGTAAAAGGTGGAGAGAAATTTCATCTTGTAGCTACAACAGCCAATATGGGCAGTCTGAAAGGAAAGTATGCGATCACTTCCAATTTTCCCCTGGATTTCCATGCAATGCTTTTAAAACTGGAGAGTTCACAGGATATTGGTTTTGGCTACTATACAGATTCCTCTGACCTGCAGATTACAGTTGACTGGCCGGAAGAAGCAGTTATTGAAATTACAAAGAAAGATGGAGATACTGGAAAAAATCTAGCTGGAGCCGTGTATGGGATATATAGTGATAACGCCTGCACAAAGCTGATTGCTAAAATGCCGCCAACAGACAGCAATGGTTCTTCACGTGTAACTCTTACCAAGACACAGGATACTGTTTACTTAAAAGAGATTACAGCACCGGAAGGTTATGTTGTCCAGGCTTCTTCGTATGGAGTGAAATTAGTAGTTGGCAGTACAACCAAACAGACTGTAACGGACAAAGAGCAGAAAGGAAATCTGACCGTTTATAAAGAGGGAGAAGTTTTTGTAGGAGCTGTATCTGATGAAAATGGAACTTCATTCCAGTATGAGAAACGCCGTCAGAAAGGAGCTGTTTATAACGTATATGCTGCCGAGGATATTGTAACAGCAGGTGGAAAAACAGTTTACAAAAAAGGCGCAGAAGTAGCGAAAAATTTGATCACAGGTGAGAACGGTTCTGTAACGGTAAAGAATCTTCCGCTTGGAAGCTATAATGTAACAGAAGCACAGGCCCCGGAAAATTTTTATAATGCAAAAGAAACAAAAAAAGTAACCATTTCTTATGCAGGGCAGACTGCAGAAGCGGCTTTCTCAGAGACTACCTTTACAAATGACCGTCAGAAAGCAGTGGTGCAGGTGATAAAGAAAGACAAAGATACTGAAAATACACTATCCGGAGGGCATTTTGCTCTGTTTGCAGCGCAGGATATGAAAACTGTGGATGGAAAAGTAGCAGTAAAAAAAGATGCTCTGATTGAGACTGCAATTACTGGTACTGATGGAAAAGCAGCATTTAAAGCAGATCTTCCAGTGGGATTTTCTTATTATGTAAAAGAAGTCCAGGCTCCGGCTGGTTATGTCAGAAATGAGAAAGATACTTATTCTTTCCAGTTCAGTTATACCAATGATGAACAGGCAAAAATTTCTTTCAGTCATACTTTTGTGAATGACAGGGTCAGTGCTGCAATCTCTTTGAATAAAAAAGATGCCGAGACAAAAGAAAATAAGGCACAGGGAGATGCTTCCCTGGAAAATGCGGTGTATGGACTTTATGCAAGAAACGACATTACCCATCCAGATGGAAAGACAGGCGTTATTTATAAAGCCGGAAGCCAGATTGGTACGCTAACTACCGATAAAGAAGGAAAAGCAAGGATAGAGAATCTTTATCTTGGAGAGTATTACATCAAGGAAATTACCCCATCCGTAGGATATCTGGCAGACGAGCATGAATATGATCTTGTATGCAGTGATGAAGGTGATCTGACAGCGGTTGTAGAAAAAGAGTGTACCTCACTGGAAACGGTGAAGAAACAGCCGTTTGAACTTATTAAAGCTGCCAATAATGGAGACACAGATGCTGCATTACTATCAGGAGCTGGATTTAGTGCATATCTGGTATCTTCTTTGGTGGTAAAAGAGGATGGAAATTATGATTTTTCCTCTGCAGAGCCGGTTGTGATCGGTGAAAATGGAGCAACGGAAATTTTTACAAATGAGAAAGGCTATGTAAAATCCATTGCAATTCCATATGGAACATATCTGGTGAGAGAAACTACAACACCCCATAATTACAAACCTGTAGATGATTTTATTGTCCGGATTACAGAGAATAAACCAACAGAGCCGCAGACATGGAGAGTTCTTTTGGATAAAGAATTTTCTGCAAAACTGAAAATTATCAAACAGGATGATGAGACTAAAAAATCTGTTCTAATTCCGGGAACAGAGTTTAAAATTTATGATATGGATCATGAAAAATATGTAGAGCAGGTAACTACATACCCGACAACCGTTACACATATCTCTTATTTCACAGATACAGATGGATATCTGATCCTGCCGCAGAATTTAAAAATCGGTCATTATAGAATCGAAGAGGTAACAGCACCGGACGGTTATACCATTAACAAAAATTATGTCGAAATACAGGTGGACACCAATACCCTGTATCAGACTGATCCGGTATCAGGTGATGCAATCATTGAAGTTGCATATGAGAATCATCCGGTGAAAGGAAAACTCACTGTACAGAAAAAAGGAGAGGTTCTTTCGATCTATAAGAATGATTTTAGGTATGAAGTTCAGAACCTTTCCGGTGCAGTATATGAAGTGTATGCTGCAGAGGATATTTATACAGCTGATTTCCAGAAAGATGACACAGGAAAAAGAATCCTGGAATATGCAAAGGGTGCAAAAGTTGCAGAACTGACAACGGATGAATCCGGAAAAGCAGATCTTGATAATCTGCCTTTAGGAGAATACAAAGTGGTAGAAAAGACTGCACCAGAGGGATTTGTATTAAATGAAGAAGAACAGAAAATTTCTTTCGTCTATGCAGACCAGGATACACCAGTGATCTCACAGAGTGCAGAGTTTATAAATGACCGCCAGAAAGTAGAAATGTCAGTTGTGAAAAAAGATGCTGAAAATGAGAAAGGGCTTTCTGGAGCAGAGTTTGGTCTTTACGCAAAAGAGGATATAAAAGCAGGGGATAAGGTACTGGTAAAAGCAGACGAACTGCTTACAAAAGCGGTAACAGGTGAAGATGGAAAAGCTGTTTTTGAGCAGGATCTGCCATTTGGAACTTATTATGTGAAAGAACTGGCAGCCCCAGATGGTTTTGTATCTTCGGATGAGAAGATTGAGGTGACTGCGAAATATCAGGGACAGGAAGTAAAAACAGTAAAACTGGAAACTGTTTTTAGGAATGCGCCGACAACAACTGAATTTACGAAATCAGATATTACAACAGGTGTGGAACTTGACGGAGCAACACTGACGGTTTTGGATTCAGACGGAAAAGAAGTAGAAAAATGGACTTCTGTAAAAGGAAAAGCTCATGTAATAAAAAGACTCCATGTGGGAAAAACCTACACACTTCGGGAAGAGTTTGCACCATATGGTTATCTGCAGGCAGAGGAAGTGAAATTTACAGTTTCTGATACTGCAGATGTTCAAAAAGTAGAAATGAAGGATACTGTTCCGGTTGGACGAATCATCATCAATAAAAAAGGTGAATTTGTCAAGGAAGTTACCTGGAAAGATATGCTGGCAGGCGGCATGGACGCAGCATTTGGCTATGTTACAGGTTCTTTGAAAGATGTTACTTTTGAAATTTATGCAGCGGAGGATATCAAGGCTGCAGATGGGGAAAGCAGTGATTATTATAAAAAGGACGAATTGGTAGCAACAATTACGACAGATGCTCTTGGATATGCAAGATCAGAAGATCTTCCTTTAGGCAAATATTATGTAAAGGAAAAAGAGACGGCGGATGGATATGTTCTGGATGGAGAAATCAGAGAGGTTGATCTGACTTATCGTGATCAGAATACTCCGGTTGTGACTTATGATGAGGACTGGCAGAATAACCGCCAGAAAGCAAAAGTAACTGTAGTTAAGAAAGAAAAAAATACAGACCGTGTTCTGGAAGGCGGAGTATTTGCACTTTATACAAAGAATGATATTTTAAATGCAGAAGGCGAAGTAATCCTGAAAGCAGATACCATGATCGAGCAGAAAGCTACGGATCAGGATGGAAGGATTGTATTTACGGCAGATCTTCCAATCAATGGCAACTACTATGTAAAAGAAGTGCAGGCTCCTGCTGGATTTGTGACAACAGAAGAAATCAAGGAATTTGATTTTGCTTATGCGGGAGAAGAGGTTGCAGAAGTATCCTTTGAGTTCACTTATGAAGATGAGCCAACTACTTTTGAAATCACAAAATCAGATATTACAACCGGGGAAGAATTACCAGGTGCAAAACTGAAAGTATCCGATTCAGAGGGAAACGTTGTGGATGAGTGGACTTCCGGAAGCACACCACACATCATTAAGGAACTGGAAGTTGGAAAGAAATATACATTAACAGAGACAATTCCTGCTGATGGTTATGCAACTGCAGAATCCATTACGTTTGTAGTAGAAAATACTGCAGATATACAGAAAGTAGAAATGCAGGATGATACAACAAAAATTCTGATCAGTAAAGTTGATATGACAGATGGAAGCAGCGAGGTCAAAGGTGCTAAACTGTATATTCTTAATGAAAACCAGGAAGTTATGGAAAGCTGGACATCTGGTGATCAGCCCCATTATGTAGAGAAACTTTCAGTCGGCACTTATACGTTGTTGGAGGAAACAGCACCGAAAGGCTATATTGTGGCAAATAAAGTGACATTTGAGGTTAAGGACACCGGAGATGTTCAGGGAGCCAAAATGGAAGATGAACAGGCAATGGGCAAGGTAATCTTAAATAAAACGGATAAAGATACCAAGAAGCCAATGAAAGGTGTAGAATTTGCCCTTTGTGACAGCAAAGGTAAAGTTCTGGAAACTCTGGTAACAGACAGTGCTGGCCATGCAGAATCAAAGAATTATCCGATTGCGACTTTTAAGAATGGGCAGTATAAAAAAGCAATCACATATATCCTGAAAGAAACAAAAACACTGGATGGCTATCAGCTTGATGAAACCGAGCATAAGATTCAGTTTGAATATGTCAATGACCGTACTCCTGTGATTGAATATACTCTGGATCTGACAAATAAGAAAGCTCCGGAAAAAGACACTCCGGAAACATCAGAAAACCAGGGAGTCAGCACTCCTGGTTCCCATGGTTCTGATGCGACTTCTGTATCCAATTCACCAAAAACAGGAGATAATACAAATATTGCTATTTTTGTGCTGGCACTTGCAGTATCAGCAGGATGTCTGGGAACTGTAGTGACAGTTAAGAGAAAACGCAAATGA
- a CDS encoding helix-turn-helix domain-containing protein yields MKLGARIRKIRMFRNITQKELGRRLGYGESSADVRIAQYESGQRTPKQETLIRIAEILEVDVRNFLSPGIATMDELMETLFWMDEENRGLFHLFLLNDSESEIVGITMRDKKTMSYLQEWMGKKQKLGDGRITEEEYLEWKLHWPENKRKTEYKTV; encoded by the coding sequence TTGAAATTAGGAGCAAGAATAAGAAAAATCCGTATGTTTCGCAACATAACTCAAAAGGAATTGGGACGCAGATTAGGATATGGGGAAAGTAGTGCGGATGTGAGAATCGCCCAATATGAAAGTGGACAGCGTACACCGAAGCAGGAAACGCTTATCCGGATAGCAGAAATATTGGAAGTTGATGTCCGAAATTTTTTAAGTCCTGGAATTGCGACAATGGACGAATTAATGGAAACTTTATTCTGGATGGATGAAGAAAATAGAGGGCTTTTTCATCTGTTCCTGCTAAATGATTCAGAAAGTGAAATAGTTGGAATCACAATGAGGGATAAAAAAACAATGTCTTATCTGCAGGAATGGATGGGGAAAAAGCAGAAATTGGGCGATGGAAGAATCACAGAAGAGGAATATCTGGAATGGAAACTGCATTGGCCAGAGAATAAGAGAAAAACAGAATATAAAACCGTATGA
- a CDS encoding cysteine-rich KTR domain-containing protein produces MMKCEWILCPVCGSKTRNKIRKDTVLENYPLYCPKCRQERLIKVDNLKITVIKEPDA; encoded by the coding sequence ATGATGAAATGCGAATGGATATTGTGTCCTGTTTGTGGGAGCAAAACCCGTAATAAAATTAGGAAGGACACTGTTTTGGAGAATTATCCCCTTTATTGTCCAAAATGCAGACAAGAAAGATTGATTAAAGTTGACAACTTGAAGATAACTGTCATCAAAGAGCCAGACGCTTAA